In the genome of Fervidobacterium nodosum Rt17-B1, the window ACCAAATAACAGAACAAAGAATTGCAGAAGCCGAACTTGCGAATGTTATAAAATCTATGGAATTTTTGCTTACTGATGAAAATAACAATCAAATTGTTGATAGCGATACTATAAAAAAATTAGTTATTGAAAAACGTCAAGAAAGTGGTAAAGAACTTTACTCTGACGGTGTAGGAACAGTTATTTCACCAGTTTACGAATTTGAGTCAAACAATGTAAAATACTATGTTTTAACTGGAAACGCTGTAGGGTACGGTGGAAAAGTTTTAACAATGGCAGCTTTTAAATATGAAAATGGGGAACTTTCACTTTACAAAATAAAAGTCCTTGATTATTCGCAAGAGACACCAGGGCTTGGCGCAAAAATAGCAGATGGAAATATACAAGCAAGGTTTTATCCTATTCCTGAAGAAGGTTTGAAGAATGGTTTGAAAGTAGATAAAGACGCAGGTAAACAAACTATAGATCCTGAAACTGCAAAAACGGAAGGCGTTGCAAAAGTTTCCGATGTGATGACTGGTGCAACAATAACACCTCGAGCTGTTGCAAATTCTATAAATGCTATGTATAAATTCTTAAAAGAGAAATACACACAAGGAGGTGGCAATTAATGGCCTCTAAGATTTCTGAATTTACAAAGGGTATAATAAAAGATAATCCAACATATGTTCAGGTACTTGGTATGTGCCCTACTCTTGCCACAACAACAAGTGCGAAAAACGGATTTGGAATGGGACTTGCCGCAACAGCTGTTCTTGTTATGTCAAACGTTGTTATATCTTCAATAAGAAAAACTGTTCCAGAAAAAATAAGAATCCCTATATTTATAACAGTTATTGCAACATTCGTTACGATTGTTGATTTACTCATGCACGCATTTACTTACGATCTATGGAAAACACTTGGTCTCTTTATTCCACTCATAGTTGTCAACTGTATAATCATGGGTAGAGCCGAAGCTTATGCCTCGAAACATGGAGTTTTAGATTCTCTGCTAGATGGACTTGGAATGGGTGTTGGATTCACACTAAGTTTAACTCTTCTTGGAAGCATAAGAGAATTACTTGGTAATGGTTCCATATTTGATATAACAATTTGGGGTAAAGCATTTAATATGTTTGTCATGATTCTCCCACCAGGTGCTTACTTAACACTTGGGTTGCTTGCGGCACTTTTTGCAGCGATATCAATTAAAAAAGAAGAAAGAGCTAAAAAATCAGCACAACAAGCAGGTCAAGCACAGAAAGTTGGTGAGGCAAAATGAAATTATTCCTTATACTTTTATCAGCAATGCTTATAAATAACTATGTCTTTGTTAGGTTTCTTGGAATTTGTCCATTTTTAGGTGTTTCTAAAAGAGTTTCAACAGCTCTTGGTATGGGTATTGCGGTTATATTCGTTCTCGTTATGTCATCAGCGATTTCTTGGGCTTTAGATTTAGTTTTAATATCAATGCATTTGGAATTTTTACGTACAATTGTTTTCATACTTGTTATAGCTACGTTTGTTCAATTTGTTGAAGCGTTCTTAAAGAAAAATAATCCTACACTTTACGAAGCACTTGGAATATACTTGCCACTTATAACAACAAACTGTATCATTCTCGGTATTGCAATCGTTAACAGCCTTTCGAAATACAACCTCCTCGAGGCGGTTTTTAATGCTTTGGGAGCCGGACTTGGATTTTTGTTGGCATTGATAATCTTTGCAACTATAAGGGAACGTTTGGAACTTTACGACATTCCAAAACCTTTCCAAAATCTTCCTATATCCATGATTATAGCTTCCTTACTTTCACTTGCATTTATGGGCTTCCAAGGAATGATAAAATAGTTCTTTATAAAAAATTAGGTAAACTTAAACTAATTTTTGGCAGTCAGCATTAAGCTGGCTGCTTTCTTTTTAAATTCATATTCAAATATTTAGGAATATATGGTAAAATATCTTGATAAAGCTCTTAATATTAAAGTAAAACAGAATTTGGAGGTGTAGGTATGAAAGAGTGGAGGAAAAATTTATTTGGGAGAGAATGGCTATTTCAGCACGGTAAAGTAGCAAAACAATCTGCAGGCTCAATATGGGCGAGGTTTGGTGATAGTGTTGTTCTTGCAACGGTTAATGTTTCAGATAATGTTGTTGAAGGAATAGACTTTGTTCCTTTAACAGTCGAGTTTATGGAAAAATTTTACGCTGCTGGAAAAATACCTGGAGGCTTTGTAAAAAGAGAAGGCAAACCATCAGAAAGTGGAATACTTTCATCGAGACTTATTGATAGGCCTATTAGACCTCTTTTCCCAAAAAATTTAAGGAATGAAGTTCAAGTTATAGTAACTGTCCTTTCCGTTGACCCCAATTGTCCAACTGATGTGCTTGGAATTACCGCCGCTTCGCTTGCTTTGAATATTTCAAGAGTCCCTTTTGATGGTATCGTAGCCGGTGTTCAAATAGGATACGTTGACGGTCAATTTATCGTTTTTCCAACTGCAGAACAATTGGAAAGAAGTAAGATAGATATAGTAGTTGCTGGTACAAAAGATGCTATAACGATGGTCGAAGGTGAAGCAAAGGAAGTTACTGAAGAAGAAATGCTTCAAGCACTTATGACAGCGCATGAAGCAATTAAACAAATTGTTGCTTTCCAGGAAGAGGTAATTAAAGAATTTAATGTTGAAAAAATGCCTCTCCCAGAACCAAAGTACAATGTTGAATTAGTCGAAAAATTCGTAGAATATATAGATATGACGGAACTTGAAAAGAGAATATTCGCTAGAGGTAAACAAGAAAGAGCGGAAATGGCTGATGAGTATTACGAAAGTATTGTTCAAAAATTCTTTGAAGATAACAATATACCTGAAGAAGAACAAGAAGAATACGCAATACCTCTGAAGGAAAAATACGATGAAATATCAAAAAAATTGATGCGAAAGATAATTATAGAAAGAGGGCTAAGGGCTGACGGAAGAGGTCCAAAAGATATAAGACCAATTACTTGTGAAGTCGGGCTTTTACCACGAACTCATGGTTCTTCGCTTTTCACACGTGGTGAAACTCAAAGCTTAGGAATAGTTACATTGGGATCACCTGCGGAAGAACAAATAATCGATACTTTAATTGAAGAAGGTACAAAGAGATTTATATTGCACTATAATTTCCCGCCGTTTTCAACTGGTGAAGTCAAACCGCTGAGAGGACCAAGTAGAAGGGAAATCGGTCATGGTCATCTTGCTGAAAGAGCGGTTAAGGCGATAATTCCACCAGAGGACGAATTTCCATATGTCATTCGTGTTGTTTCAGAAATTCTTGAATCAAACGGTTCTTCCTCAATGGCAACGGTCTGTTCAGCCTCGCTCGCGCTTATGGATGCTGGTGTACCTACTAAAAAACATGTTGCAGGTGTTGCGATGGGACTAATCTTAGAAGAAGGCAAAGGAGTTATATTAACAGATATAATAGGTCTTGAAGACCACTGGGGAGATATGGATTTCAAAGTTGCAGGTACGAAAGATGGTATTACCGCATTCCAAATGGACTGTAAAGTTTCTGGGGTTAGTGAAGAACTTTTAAGACAAGCATTGTACCAAGCTAAAGAAGCCAGAATGTTTATACTAGATAAACTTTATGAAACTATTTCTGAACCCAGGAAAGAACTTTCTCCTTATGCACCAAGAATTAGTTGGTTCTTCATAGATCCAACAAGATCTGGAGAACTCATTGGACCTGGTGGAAAAACTATAAAATCGATAATTAAAATGTTCGATGTTGAAATTTCGTTAGATGATTCCACTGGTAAAGTAACTGTTAGTGGTGTTGATGCCGAAAAAGTACAGGAAGCCGTTGAATATATTCAAAATATGTTTAGAGACATATCAATTGGCGATTTGTACACAGGAAAAGTTACGAGAGTTGAAAACTACGGTATATTTGTTGAAATCATGCCCGGAAAAATAGGTTTAGTTCATTCAAGCAAACTTGGGAATGTAAAACCCACATCGTTTAAAGTTGGAGATAAAATAAAAGTTGAAGTTATAAACATCGACGATGCGGGAAGGTTGCAATTTAGGAGGTTGGAAGAGTAATATGATAAAAAGATTAGCAGAAAACATATTTTACTACGAAATACCAGGGGTTCGCTCAGTGACAATTGCATTTATCATTGGAACTGGTCCGGTCTATGAACCGGACAATTTACTCGGTATATCTCACTTTATAGAGCACACAGTGTTCAGAAAAACAAAAAAGAGAAGCCTAAAAAAAATAAAGCTTCCAATCGAGCAAGTTGGCGGAATATTAAATGCATGGACAGACAAAGAATCAACTGTTTACTATGCGAAAGTGCCTTCTACATTCTTTAAAACAGCTTTCCAAATACTTAAAGAGCTTGTTTTTGAACCAGATTTTATAGAGAAAAACGTTGAATTGGAAAGAAAAATTATACTCCAAGAATACTATTCCGATCAGGAAATTCCTGAACAAAGGCTTTTCAACAAATTTTTTGAAAATTTAATAGAAGGGCCACACTCTAAATCTATAATTGGCACGGAAGAGACAATAAAAAATATCACGTTAAACGATATTATAAATTTTCACAATGAAATGTACACACCTTATAATGTAAAATTAATATTAGCTGGATACATTGAACCACAAGACTTAAAAATGGTAGAAGAGCTGAGTTTAGAAGACGGTTTTAAAACAGCAAAACATAAGTCAAAACTAAAAACAGGAATTGTTTGTGACAAATTTAATGAGACACAACAGATGCACTTTTTATTTTCTCATGAAGGAATCCCTTTAACAGATGAAGAATATGCTTATCCCGCGATGGTTTTAAACACTTTACTTAGTAGTGGCATGAGTTCTTTATTATTTGAGTACATCCGTGAGAAGAAAGGGCTTGTTTACGACATATCCACAACAAACATCCAATCAAAAGAATGGGGGGTATTTTCAATATACGCTGCAACATCTGTTGAAAATTCAGAAAAGTTATTTAAAGAGCTCTTTTCTCTGCTTAAAAACTTTAATTTGACGAAGAAGCTATTTGAATATGGTAAAAAAAGGCTATTAGGCTCTTTAGAACTTCTAACCGAAAGTACATCAGCTCTCACTTCACTCTATATCCAATACTTGGTAAACGATTTGGAGGTCAAAACAATTGACAAAATAATTGAAAGAATTAAACAGGTTACAGAAAAAGATGTAGAAAATGCATATGAGAAATTAATAAAAGGACAGTGGTCATTAACATATGTTACACCAGAAAAGGAACTTGATATTGCAACCGAAGAGTTGATAATCTAAACACGGAGGTGTTAAAATGCTTACAAATTTTGACGAGTTAACTCCGAGACAAATAGTAGAAGAGCTCAATAAATATATTATTGGTCAAGATAAAGCGAAAAAAGCTGTTGCAATAGCTATTAGAAATAGAATAAGAAGGCAAAGACTCTCTGAAGAATGGAGGAAGGAAGTTGTACCCAAGAATATTCTTCTGATAGGTCCAACGGGAGTTGGAAAAACGGAAATTGCAAGAAGGCTTGCGCAAATTTCCGGTTCACCATTTTTGAAGGTTGAAGCTACAAAATTTACAGAAGTTGGTTACGTTGGGAAAAACGTTGACTCTATGATTAGAGACCTTGTGGAAATTGCCGTTAATATGGTTAAGCAAGAAAAGATAAAGGAAGTTGAACCGAAGGTTAAGAACCTTGTTGAAGAAAGAATTTTAGACGCGTTAGTTCCAGTGAAAAAGCAAAGTGTGCCATTTGCAAATATTTTTGGTTTTCAACCAGCACAGGAACAATCAGATGACCAAGATGTACGTAGAAAAAGAGCAGAACTAAGGGAAAAGCTTGCAAAAGGAGAAATTGAAGATTTAGAGATAGAAATAGATGTGGAAATAAATCAGCCAGGTATAGGCTTTATAGGAATGCCAGACATGGAAGATATGGGTATAGATTTTTCCCAATTTCTTGGTAATCTACTTCCCAAGCAAAAAAAGAAAAGAAGAATGAAAATTTCTGAAGCAAGAAGGGTACTAACACCAATTGAATCAGAAAAAATAATCGATATGGATGAAGTTATTCAAAAAGCTTTAGTTCTTGCTCAAGAACGTGGAATAATTTTTATTGATGAGCTTGATAAAATCGCTGGAGGAAGTCAAGCGCACGGACCAGATGTCTCAAGGCAAGGTGTTCAAAGAGATCTGCTACCAATAGTAGAAGGTACAACAGTATCGACAAAGTATGGACCAGTTAAAACCGACTATATACTTTTTATAGGTGCTGGAGCATTTCACATGACAAAACCAACAGATTTAATTCCTGAACTTCAAGGAAGATTTCCAATAAGAGTTGAACTTGAACCACTTAGACAAGAAGACTTTGTAAGGATATTAACAGAACCGGAAAACGCGCTATTGAAACAATACAAGGCTTTACTTTACACTGAAGGGATTGAATTAGAATTTACACAAGATGCAATAGATGAAATTTCAAAGATCGCATATTATTTGAACGAAAAGATGGAAAATATTGGAGCAAGAAGATTGTATACGGTTGTTGAAAAATTACTCGAAGACATAATGTTCCAGGCACCAGAAGTTGATACAAACAAAATTATTATAGACAAAAATTATGTGACTATGAAACTTGGAGAAATAGTTAAAGACGAAAATCTTTCTGCATATATACTATAATTTAAATTTTTAAAATATCATTGGGGGTGAAAAAGTGACCAGTGCCAATGTTAAAAAGATCAAAGAAGGATTTTTAGCTTACCTGTTTTTACTTCCTGCAATGATAGTTCTGTCTATATTTACATTCTGGCCCGTTGGTTTTTCTTTTGTACTTAGCTTTTTTAAGTGGGATTTCAGGAATATGAAAAATCCTTATTTTTATGGTCTTGGAAATTACAAAGAAATCCTAAAATTTGATTATCCTGTAAAATTTCCATTTTACATGGGTCTTATTTACAGCCTTATGTATATAGCCATCTCATTAATACTCGTCTTCGCAATCTTTGGAGTAATTAATGTATTTAAAAAGAAAAAAATAGAAATTGGAACTGTATTGTCAATCATCTCTTTATTTGTTTATTTTATAGTGAGGAACAACGTTATTTTAACTTTAGCTATAATATTAGATTTAATTTTTTGGGGAGTAATTATAGCGAACTTTAAGACAAAAATTATTGATAAACAAATCATGAAAGATCATGCCTGGCTTGCTTCTGTAATAGGTGTCGTTTTTTACATAATAACAGAGTTCAAATTTTCAGCATTTTTTAAAGGACAAAGTTACGGAATTATTGATTATTTACTTGATGCTTCCAATAAAAATCTGTTTTTCAAAGCTCTTGTTAACACGACTTATTATGTTATTCTTACCGTTCCTATAGGACTAACTCTGGCTCTTTTGATAGCCTTACTGTTAAATAATGAAATTAAATTTAAGGCATTCTTCAGAACAGCATTTTTTATTCCTTTTGTCACATCATCTGTTGCTGTTGGACTCATTTGGAAGTGGATTTACAACGATGACGTTGGCCTTTTGAATTATCTTTTAACAACATTGGGAATGCAACCTGTGAAATGGTTGAAGGATGCAAAATGGACGATTCCAACGGTAAGTATAGTTTCAATATGGAAGAGTGTGGGATATAACGCAATGATTTTCTTAGCAGGTTTGCAAAACATAGATACTTTTTATTACGAAGCAGCTGAAGTTGATGGAGCGAATAGTGTGCAGAAATTTTTCAAAATTACTTGGCCACTTTTATCACCAACTACGTTTTTCTTGCTTATAGTCTCTGTTATCGGTGCATTTAAGGTTTTCCAGGAAGTTTTTATATTATACGATGGCCTACCAGGTCCTTACGGAAACAGTGGAATGACGATGGTTTACTACGTGTTTGACTTATTTTATAGACAACAAAGAATGGGAATTGCCAGCGCAGCAGCTTATCTTTTGTTCATGGTTATACTTGTTTTCACGTTCATCCAATACCGCGTTGGCGATAAAGTTGTAGAATACGTAAGTTAAGGGGGGCTACAAATGAAAGAGTTGAGAAAATTGTTCATTTACATACTACTTATCTTTGGTACAGTTGTGATGATAGCCCCATTTGCTTGGATGCTTGTAACATCTTTTAAATTACCATCCGAAGTAAATTCATGGCCACCAAGGTGGTCAACGAAATCTTTCTCCACACAACGTGATGTTAAAGTCGTTCCATCAACAGGGACAACATCATCTGTAAAAGGTCTCAGTTTAAGAGAAGCTTTAACATTTGTTGCTAAAAAGACTCAAGGACTTGTACTCGTCGTCAATGATGATCCATTTTACAGAGGTACATTAACAATTCCTTTCAAAGGTAGTACATACACTTTAAGTCTTAATCAAGAAGAATACAAACAATTTTTACAATCTTTAAAAATACCTTCTGATTTTTCAATCGATGATGAAATTGAAAACAATCCTGAAGGCTTTTTTGAAAAAGTGCTTCTCAACTACATCTACGGCGCGACACCTGTTTTTAAAAGAACGGATTTTATAGAGAGGCTTTCTGGCAACGTAGAAACATTGCTAAATGGTATAGATACAATGCTTACTTTTGGTATTGATAGAATCCAAGATGAAAACGAAAAAGAAAAATTTGCCAACTTCTTGGAAAAGAAAATGAAAGAATTACAAGAATTAAGTACAAAAATACAAAAGTACAAAGCTGGAAATGAGGTTATTTTGACAATTGATGAATTAAAAGAAATTAGAAATATCATATCCAATTATAACTTAGTTTACGAAAATTCAAACGAATTATCTGAAAACTACAATAACGCTCTTCAGAATTCTCTATTGAATTACTTAGACAATATAAATTTCTTCTTAAGCACATACGATTATTTTGTGAAAATCCAAGACAAAAAAGTTGATGAAAATATCGTTGCTCAACCAATGACAGAAGAAGAACGAAAAGCTTTACTCCTTGAAAAAATAAAAGACTTAGAAGATTTTGAGGATATTAAATCTTTCGTAGATAAACATGGTATGAATAATCTTATAGATGAATTTGCCAAATCAATAGACTTAGAAATAGAAAGAAAATACGGTGTAAATAGTGTTGATTTAGCTAATATAAAATCTCTTGTTAATTCTATAGTAAATATTGCTACAGAAAGACAGATAAATATAAAAGAAGAGTTAAAAAATTCATTTGAAGACTTTTTAAACAAAGTCTCAAGTGTTGTAGGATTCGATTTGACCTTTAGTTCTGCGAAAGCCAAGTTAGATGCATTTTCTGAAGAACTAAACAACGCGGATAATTTATTAAAAGAAGTAGCATTGAATATCATAAAACTCCAAAATCTCAGAATGGCTTATGAAGGTTCTATCAATGCTTGGAAAATTATTAGAGCTCCTGAATTTGTTGAATCTGTGCTCGTAAAAGATGGAAAAAGCATTGAAATTGTGATGAAGAATGTTTCGCCAGTGTATTTTATGGATGACAATATAAAAAATATACACCTTAAATTTTCATTCTCGGACGTAGTCAAAAACGTTTTCCAAAATTACGTATTGGCTTGGAAATCCGCTCCATTTGGAAGATACTACATAAACACAATTTTCATAGCAACTGTAACTACGATTCTTGAAGTTATAATTTCTGCAATGGCGGCGTATGCATTTTCTTGGATGAACTTTCCAGGGAAGAATATATTATTTAGTATATTCCTTGCAACGATGATGGTACCAGGAGAAGTTTTACTTGTTCCAAACTTTATAACAGTTACAAA includes:
- a CDS encoding RnfABCDGE type electron transport complex subunit G; translated protein: MKKETLKLSLTLMFYTLIAGIALALVYQITEQRIAEAELANVIKSMEFLLTDENNNQIVDSDTIKKLVIEKRQESGKELYSDGVGTVISPVYEFESNNVKYYVLTGNAVGYGGKVLTMAAFKYENGELSLYKIKVLDYSQETPGLGAKIADGNIQARFYPIPEEGLKNGLKVDKDAGKQTIDPETAKTEGVAKVSDVMTGATITPRAVANSINAMYKFLKEKYTQGGGN
- the rsxE gene encoding electron transport complex subunit RsxE; its protein translation is MASKISEFTKGIIKDNPTYVQVLGMCPTLATTTSAKNGFGMGLAATAVLVMSNVVISSIRKTVPEKIRIPIFITVIATFVTIVDLLMHAFTYDLWKTLGLFIPLIVVNCIIMGRAEAYASKHGVLDSLLDGLGMGVGFTLSLTLLGSIRELLGNGSIFDITIWGKAFNMFVMILPPGAYLTLGLLAALFAAISIKKEERAKKSAQQAGQAQKVGEAK
- a CDS encoding electron transport complex protein RnfA, whose protein sequence is MKLFLILLSAMLINNYVFVRFLGICPFLGVSKRVSTALGMGIAVIFVLVMSSAISWALDLVLISMHLEFLRTIVFILVIATFVQFVEAFLKKNNPTLYEALGIYLPLITTNCIILGIAIVNSLSKYNLLEAVFNALGAGLGFLLALIIFATIRERLELYDIPKPFQNLPISMIIASLLSLAFMGFQGMIK
- a CDS encoding polyribonucleotide nucleotidyltransferase, translating into MKEWRKNLFGREWLFQHGKVAKQSAGSIWARFGDSVVLATVNVSDNVVEGIDFVPLTVEFMEKFYAAGKIPGGFVKREGKPSESGILSSRLIDRPIRPLFPKNLRNEVQVIVTVLSVDPNCPTDVLGITAASLALNISRVPFDGIVAGVQIGYVDGQFIVFPTAEQLERSKIDIVVAGTKDAITMVEGEAKEVTEEEMLQALMTAHEAIKQIVAFQEEVIKEFNVEKMPLPEPKYNVELVEKFVEYIDMTELEKRIFARGKQERAEMADEYYESIVQKFFEDNNIPEEEQEEYAIPLKEKYDEISKKLMRKIIIERGLRADGRGPKDIRPITCEVGLLPRTHGSSLFTRGETQSLGIVTLGSPAEEQIIDTLIEEGTKRFILHYNFPPFSTGEVKPLRGPSRREIGHGHLAERAVKAIIPPEDEFPYVIRVVSEILESNGSSSMATVCSASLALMDAGVPTKKHVAGVAMGLILEEGKGVILTDIIGLEDHWGDMDFKVAGTKDGITAFQMDCKVSGVSEELLRQALYQAKEARMFILDKLYETISEPRKELSPYAPRISWFFIDPTRSGELIGPGGKTIKSIIKMFDVEISLDDSTGKVTVSGVDAEKVQEAVEYIQNMFRDISIGDLYTGKVTRVENYGIFVEIMPGKIGLVHSSKLGNVKPTSFKVGDKIKVEVINIDDAGRLQFRRLEE
- a CDS encoding M16 family metallopeptidase encodes the protein MIKRLAENIFYYEIPGVRSVTIAFIIGTGPVYEPDNLLGISHFIEHTVFRKTKKRSLKKIKLPIEQVGGILNAWTDKESTVYYAKVPSTFFKTAFQILKELVFEPDFIEKNVELERKIILQEYYSDQEIPEQRLFNKFFENLIEGPHSKSIIGTEETIKNITLNDIINFHNEMYTPYNVKLILAGYIEPQDLKMVEELSLEDGFKTAKHKSKLKTGIVCDKFNETQQMHFLFSHEGIPLTDEEYAYPAMVLNTLLSSGMSSLLFEYIREKKGLVYDISTTNIQSKEWGVFSIYAATSVENSEKLFKELFSLLKNFNLTKKLFEYGKKRLLGSLELLTESTSALTSLYIQYLVNDLEVKTIDKIIERIKQVTEKDVENAYEKLIKGQWSLTYVTPEKELDIATEELII
- the hslU gene encoding ATP-dependent protease ATPase subunit HslU, with translation MLTNFDELTPRQIVEELNKYIIGQDKAKKAVAIAIRNRIRRQRLSEEWRKEVVPKNILLIGPTGVGKTEIARRLAQISGSPFLKVEATKFTEVGYVGKNVDSMIRDLVEIAVNMVKQEKIKEVEPKVKNLVEERILDALVPVKKQSVPFANIFGFQPAQEQSDDQDVRRKRAELREKLAKGEIEDLEIEIDVEINQPGIGFIGMPDMEDMGIDFSQFLGNLLPKQKKKRRMKISEARRVLTPIESEKIIDMDEVIQKALVLAQERGIIFIDELDKIAGGSQAHGPDVSRQGVQRDLLPIVEGTTVSTKYGPVKTDYILFIGAGAFHMTKPTDLIPELQGRFPIRVELEPLRQEDFVRILTEPENALLKQYKALLYTEGIELEFTQDAIDEISKIAYYLNEKMENIGARRLYTVVEKLLEDIMFQAPEVDTNKIIIDKNYVTMKLGEIVKDENLSAYIL
- a CDS encoding carbohydrate ABC transporter permease, translated to MIVLSIFTFWPVGFSFVLSFFKWDFRNMKNPYFYGLGNYKEILKFDYPVKFPFYMGLIYSLMYIAISLILVFAIFGVINVFKKKKIEIGTVLSIISLFVYFIVRNNVILTLAIILDLIFWGVIIANFKTKIIDKQIMKDHAWLASVIGVVFYIITEFKFSAFFKGQSYGIIDYLLDASNKNLFFKALVNTTYYVILTVPIGLTLALLIALLLNNEIKFKAFFRTAFFIPFVTSSVAVGLIWKWIYNDDVGLLNYLLTTLGMQPVKWLKDAKWTIPTVSIVSIWKSVGYNAMIFLAGLQNIDTFYYEAAEVDGANSVQKFFKITWPLLSPTTFFLLIVSVIGAFKVFQEVFILYDGLPGPYGNSGMTMVYYVFDLFYRQQRMGIASAAAYLLFMVILVFTFIQYRVGDKVVEYVS
- a CDS encoding carbohydrate ABC transporter permease, which encodes MKELRKLFIYILLIFGTVVMIAPFAWMLVTSFKLPSEVNSWPPRWSTKSFSTQRDVKVVPSTGTTSSVKGLSLREALTFVAKKTQGLVLVVNDDPFYRGTLTIPFKGSTYTLSLNQEEYKQFLQSLKIPSDFSIDDEIENNPEGFFEKVLLNYIYGATPVFKRTDFIERLSGNVETLLNGIDTMLTFGIDRIQDENEKEKFANFLEKKMKELQELSTKIQKYKAGNEVILTIDELKEIRNIISNYNLVYENSNELSENYNNALQNSLLNYLDNINFFLSTYDYFVKIQDKKVDENIVAQPMTEEERKALLLEKIKDLEDFEDIKSFVDKHGMNNLIDEFAKSIDLEIERKYGVNSVDLANIKSLVNSIVNIATERQINIKEELKNSFEDFLNKVSSVVGFDLTFSSAKAKLDAFSEELNNADNLLKEVALNIIKLQNLRMAYEGSINAWKIIRAPEFVESVLVKDGKSIEIVMKNVSPVYFMDDNIKNIHLKFSFSDVVKNVFQNYVLAWKSAPFGRYYINTIFIATVTTILEVIISAMAAYAFSWMNFPGKNILFSIFLATMMVPGEVLLVPNFITVTKFGWIDTYYALIIPWIVSVFSIFLMRQHFLSLPSELFDAAKIDGCSHWRYLWQIVVPLSKPVVVTSALLKFVGSWNSFLWVLIVTNSPKYRTLTVGLQTFSSEVGTLYNMLMAAATFSILPVVIIFLFTQKYFVRGIARTGLK